The following proteins come from a genomic window of Microtus pennsylvanicus isolate mMicPen1 chromosome 22, mMicPen1.hap1, whole genome shotgun sequence:
- the Tex30 gene encoding testis-expressed protein 30, which translates to MSHTEVKLKIPFGNKLLDAVCLVPNKNIAYGIILTHGASGDMNLPHLMSLASHLASHGFFCLRFTCKGLNIVHRIKAYKAVLNYLKTSGEYKLAGVFLGGRSMGSRAAASVMCHTELDDTDDFVRGLICISYPLHHPKQQQKLRDEDLFRIKDPVLFVSGSADEMCEKNLLEKVAQKMRAPSKIHWIEKANHSMAVKGRSTNDVFKEINTQILFWIQEITEMDKK; encoded by the exons ATGAGTCATACGGAG GTTAAATTAAAAATACCTTTTGGAAATAAATTACTGGATGCCGTTTGTTTGGTACCTAACAAGAACATAGCATATGGAATAATTCTTACACATGGAGCATCAGGAGATATGAATCTTCCTCATTTGATGTCACTGGCATCCCATCTTGCATCTCATGGGTTTTTTTGCCTAAGATTTACTTGCAAAGGCCTTAATATTGTACATAGAATTAAGGCATATAAAGCAGTTTtg AATTACCTAAAGACCTCAGGAGAATACAAACTTGCTGGTGTTTTTCTTGGAG GTCGTTCGATGGGATCAAGAGCAGCTGCTTCTGTAATGTGTCACACTGAGCTAGATGACACTGATGATTTTGTTCGAGGTCTCATTTGTATTTCTTACCCACTGCACCATCCAAAGCAGCAGCAGAAACTCAGGGACGAAGATCTCTTTCGTATAAAGGATCCTGTACTGTTTGTGTCAGGTTCAGCAGATGAAATGTGTGAAAAG aACTTGTTGGAGAAGGTGGCACAGAAGATGCGAGCTCCCAGTAAAATCCACTGGATTGAGAAGGCAAATCATTCCATGGCAGTGAAAGGACGGTCGACAAATGATGtcttcaaagaaataaatacacagatcTTGTTTTGGATCCAAGAAATCACTGAAATGGACAAGAAATAA